In Piliocolobus tephrosceles isolate RC106 chromosome 6, ASM277652v3, whole genome shotgun sequence, the following are encoded in one genomic region:
- the BCL2L10 gene encoding bcl-2-like protein 10 encodes MADPLRERTERLLADYLGCCAREPGTPEPRPSTPEAAVLRSAAARLRQLHRSFFSAYLGYPGNRVELVALMAEAVLSDSPGPTWGRVVSLVTFAGTLLEREPLVTAWWRKRSFQPRLKEQEGDVARDCQRLVALLSSRLAGQHRAWLQAQGGWDGFCHFFRTPFPLAFWRKLLIQAFLACLLTTAFGYLWTRLL; translated from the exons ATGGCTGACCCGTTGCGCGAGCGCACCGAGCGGCTGCTGGCCGACTATCTGGGGTGCTGCGCCCGGGAACCCGGCACCCCCGAGCCGAGGCCGTCCACGCCCGAGGCCGCCGTGCTGCGCTCCGCGGCGGCCAGGTTACGGCAGCTCCATCGGTCCTTCTTCTCTGCCTACCTCGGCTACCCCGGGAACCGCGTCGAGCTGGTGGCGCTGATGGCGGAGGCCGTGCTCTCCGACAGCCCCGGCCCCACCTGGGGCAGGGTGGTGTCGCTGGTGACCTTCGCGGGGACGCTGCTGGAGAGAGAGCCGCTGGTGACAGCCTGGTGGAGGAAGCGGAGCTTCCAGCCGCGGCTGAAGGAGCAGGAGGGCGACGTCGCCCGGGACTGCCAGCGCCTGGTGGCCTTGCTGAGCTCGCGGCTCGCGGGGCAGCACCGCGCCTGGCTTCAGGCTCAGGGCGGCTGG GATGGCTTCTGTCACTTCTTCAGGACCCCCTTTCCGCTGGCTTTTTGGAGAAAACTGCTGATCCAGGCTTTCCTGGCATGCTTGTTAACAACAGCCTTCGGTTATCTCTGGACACGATTattatga